A single genomic interval of Musa acuminata AAA Group cultivar baxijiao chromosome BXJ3-4, Cavendish_Baxijiao_AAA, whole genome shotgun sequence harbors:
- the LOC103986843 gene encoding glyoxylase I 4-like isoform X1: MKSLLEKKVCDPTPLPVVSLNHVSFLCSSLHESVRFYEEVLGFQLIRRPSSFDFQGAWFYNYGIGIHLVQSPEAVSKPSEINPKANHISFQVRVTGFASTAFDASSTDDFMKWQCADMGRVKQRLDQMGITYVTAVVTEGGIRVDQLFFHDPDNNMIEICDCEKLPIVPLSFPFAPLKTPQFCTGSNRSLRRHRSVASIGWIRQ, translated from the exons ATGAAGAGCCTCCTAGAGAAGAAGGTTTGCGATCCCACCCCTCTCCCGGTCGTCTCCCTCAACCACGTCTCCTTCTTGTGCTCATCCCTCCACGAGTCTGTCAGATTCTACGAGGAAGTGCTTGGGTTCCAGCTGATCCGACGGCCCTCGTCCTTCGATTTCCAAGGGGCATG GTTCTACAATTACGGAATCGGCATCCACTTGGTGCAGAGTCCGGAAGCAGTATCGAAGCCATCGGAGATCAATCCTAAAGCCAACCACATCTCGTTCCAGGTGAGGGTTACAGGGTTTGCATCCACTGCGTTTGACGCTTCTTCGACTGATGATTTCATGAAATGGCAGTGTGCTGACATGGGAAGAGTGAAGCAGAGGCTCGACCAGATGGGAATCACCTACGTTACCGCAGTGGTCACGGAAGGTGGAATTAGGGTCGATCAGCTCTTCTTCCATGATCCTGATAATAACATGATCGAGATATGCGACTGCGAAAAGCTCCCCATTGTGCCTCTGTCCTTTCCTTTCGCCCCTCTAAAGACACCGCAGTTCTGCACCGGAAGCAATCGAAGTCTCAGAAGGCACCGCAGCGTTGCAAGCATTGGTTGGATAAGACAGTGA
- the LOC103986843 gene encoding glyoxylase I 4-like isoform X2: MKSLLEKKVCDPTPLPVVSLNHVSFLCSSLHESVRFYEEVLGFQLIRRPSSFDFQGAWFYNYGIGIHLVQSPEAVSKPSEINPKANHISFQCADMGRVKQRLDQMGITYVTAVVTEGGIRVDQLFFHDPDNNMIEICDCEKLPIVPLSFPFAPLKTPQFCTGSNRSLRRHRSVASIGWIRQ; the protein is encoded by the exons ATGAAGAGCCTCCTAGAGAAGAAGGTTTGCGATCCCACCCCTCTCCCGGTCGTCTCCCTCAACCACGTCTCCTTCTTGTGCTCATCCCTCCACGAGTCTGTCAGATTCTACGAGGAAGTGCTTGGGTTCCAGCTGATCCGACGGCCCTCGTCCTTCGATTTCCAAGGGGCATG GTTCTACAATTACGGAATCGGCATCCACTTGGTGCAGAGTCCGGAAGCAGTATCGAAGCCATCGGAGATCAATCCTAAAGCCAACCACATCTCGTTCCAG TGTGCTGACATGGGAAGAGTGAAGCAGAGGCTCGACCAGATGGGAATCACCTACGTTACCGCAGTGGTCACGGAAGGTGGAATTAGGGTCGATCAGCTCTTCTTCCATGATCCTGATAATAACATGATCGAGATATGCGACTGCGAAAAGCTCCCCATTGTGCCTCTGTCCTTTCCTTTCGCCCCTCTAAAGACACCGCAGTTCTGCACCGGAAGCAATCGAAGTCTCAGAAGGCACCGCAGCGTTGCAAGCATTGGTTGGATAAGACAGTGA